The proteins below are encoded in one region of Kineosporia corallincola:
- a CDS encoding flavin-containing monooxygenase: MSHQEVEVLVVGGGQAGVAMSEHLLNAGVSHLVLERGRVAERWRSERWDSLVANGPSWHDRFPGLEFPRTGPDGFAPKEEVADYFEAYVRHLDAPVRTGVEVTSVRRHEGRPGFRAQTSEGTIDARFVVAATGPFQKPVIPAIVPEDAVPTQIHSSSYRNPQQLAEGAVLVVGAGSSGVQIADELQRSGRQVYLSVGPHDRPPRSYRGRDFVWWLGVLGLWDMETPPAGAEHVTIAVSGARGGETVDFRNLAAQGIRLVGRTSSYADGVVGFAADLGDNIKGGDANLLALLDAADAYVERNGLDLPEEPALRELGPDPASVTDPTLELDLAAAGVTTIVWATGFRTDYGWLEVPGAVDEAGKPVHRRGVSAEPGVYFVGLPWLSRRGSSFIWGCWHDAKHVAGHISTQLNYVAYQGVQA, encoded by the coding sequence GTGTCACACCAAGAGGTTGAGGTCCTCGTCGTCGGCGGGGGCCAGGCCGGTGTGGCGATGAGCGAGCACCTGCTGAACGCCGGTGTCTCGCATCTCGTCCTGGAGCGCGGCCGGGTGGCCGAGCGCTGGCGGTCGGAGCGCTGGGACTCGCTGGTGGCCAACGGCCCGTCGTGGCACGACCGCTTCCCCGGCCTGGAGTTCCCGCGCACCGGCCCGGACGGCTTCGCCCCCAAGGAGGAGGTCGCCGACTACTTCGAGGCCTACGTGCGGCACCTCGACGCGCCGGTGCGCACCGGTGTCGAGGTGACCTCGGTGCGACGGCACGAGGGACGCCCGGGCTTTCGGGCGCAGACCTCCGAGGGCACGATCGACGCCCGGTTCGTGGTGGCCGCGACCGGCCCGTTCCAGAAGCCGGTGATCCCGGCGATCGTGCCCGAGGACGCGGTGCCCACCCAGATCCACTCCAGCTCCTACCGCAACCCGCAGCAGCTGGCCGAGGGCGCGGTGCTGGTGGTCGGCGCCGGCTCGTCCGGTGTGCAGATCGCCGACGAGCTCCAGCGCTCGGGCCGCCAGGTGTACCTGTCGGTGGGCCCGCACGACCGGCCCCCGCGCAGCTACCGCGGCCGCGACTTCGTCTGGTGGCTGGGCGTTCTGGGCCTGTGGGACATGGAGACCCCGCCGGCCGGCGCCGAGCACGTCACGATCGCCGTCAGCGGCGCGCGCGGCGGCGAGACCGTCGACTTCCGCAACCTGGCCGCGCAGGGCATCCGGCTGGTCGGGCGCACCAGCTCGTACGCCGACGGCGTGGTCGGTTTCGCCGCCGACCTGGGCGACAACATCAAGGGCGGCGACGCCAACCTGCTGGCCCTGCTCGACGCGGCCGACGCCTACGTCGAGCGCAACGGCCTCGACCTGCCGGAGGAGCCCGCGCTGCGCGAGCTCGGCCCCGACCCGGCGAGCGTCACCGACCCGACCCTGGAGCTCGACCTGGCCGCGGCGGGCGTCACCACGATCGTCTGGGCCACCGGCTTCCGCACCGACTACGGCTGGCTCGAGGTGCCCGGCGCCGTCGACGAGGCGGGCAAACCCGTTCACCGGCGCGGCGTCTCGGCGGAGCCCGGCGTGTACTTCGTCGGCCTGCCCTGGCTCTCGCGCCGCGGCTCCAGCTTCATCTGGGGCTGCTGGCACGACGCCAAGCACGTGGCCGGTCACATCTCCACCCAGCTGAACTACGTTGCCTACCAGGGGGTCCAGGCATGA
- a CDS encoding RidA family protein — MNETIVVGGHQRIRPFNTSVTYPEQNLDNDLCQAVVAGNTVYVRGQIGQNLDTSESVGIGDVGAQTEQAMANIAMLLGEAGATIEHLVKLTIYIVDPRYRETVYRVIGRHTKGVHPISTGIVVSALARPEWLVEVDAIAVIPS, encoded by the coding sequence ATGAACGAGACCATCGTCGTGGGCGGCCACCAGCGCATCCGCCCGTTCAACACCAGCGTCACCTACCCCGAGCAGAACCTCGACAACGACCTGTGCCAGGCCGTGGTCGCGGGCAACACGGTGTATGTGCGCGGCCAGATCGGGCAGAACCTCGACACCAGCGAGTCGGTCGGCATCGGCGACGTGGGCGCCCAGACCGAGCAGGCGATGGCCAACATCGCCATGCTGCTGGGCGAGGCCGGCGCGACGATCGAGCACCTGGTGAAACTGACCATCTACATCGTGGATCCGCGCTACCGGGAGACCGTGTACCGGGTGATCGGCCGCCACACCAAGGGTGTTCACCCGATCTCGACCGGCATCGTGGTGTCCGCGCTGGCCCGCCCGGAGTGGCTGGTCGAGGTCGACGCGATCGCGGTGATCCCGTCATGA
- a CDS encoding DUF1028 domain-containing protein, translating to MTFSVLGTDSSGAVGIAVSSSSPAVAARCVHLRAGVGGASSQNITDPRLGTELLDALSSGLVAREALSRVVTGRELIEHRQLTVLEVNGQGAAFSGANTLGVHHTVVGDQVVAAGNLLASPGVIDAVAAAFEQSTGDLETRLLLALEAGLAAGGEAGPVRSAGLSVVREVAWRETDLRVDWSDTPIAELRTLLEVWLPQRDAYVTRGLNPEAAPSYGVPGDE from the coding sequence ATGACGTTCTCCGTGCTCGGCACCGACAGCTCCGGCGCCGTCGGGATCGCCGTCTCGTCCTCCTCCCCCGCCGTCGCCGCCCGGTGCGTGCACCTGCGGGCCGGGGTGGGCGGCGCCTCCTCGCAGAACATCACCGACCCCCGGCTGGGCACCGAGCTTCTGGACGCCCTGAGCTCCGGTCTGGTTGCGCGGGAGGCACTCTCGCGGGTGGTCACCGGCCGCGAACTGATCGAGCACCGCCAGCTCACGGTGCTGGAGGTGAATGGCCAGGGCGCCGCCTTCTCCGGCGCGAACACCCTCGGCGTGCACCACACCGTGGTCGGCGACCAGGTGGTCGCGGCCGGCAACCTGCTCGCCTCTCCCGGCGTGATCGACGCCGTGGCAGCGGCTTTCGAGCAGTCCACCGGCGATCTGGAGACCCGGTTGCTGCTGGCCCTGGAGGCCGGGCTGGCCGCCGGCGGCGAGGCCGGGCCGGTGCGCTCGGCCGGGCTGTCCGTCGTGCGCGAGGTGGCGTGGCGCGAGACCGACCTGCGTGTCGACTGGAGCGACACCCCGATCGCGGAACTGCGCACCCTGCTGGAGGTCTGGCTGCCGCAGCGCGACGCCTACGTGACCCGCGGGCTGAATCCGGAGGCCGCTCCGTCGTACGGGGTCCCGGGCGATGAGTGA
- a CDS encoding M20 family metallopeptidase — translation MSDLREAAARTVSGDAERLIALSEQLHAHPETAWEEHQSSRWVAETLSEAGFSVVPEFLGLETAFLATYGSGPFRLGLCAEYDALPGLGHACGHNLISAITVGAARALAPLADAAGLTVEVYGTPAEEGGGGKIELLERGAFQGLDLAMMAHPAPVDVAEAEPFAVSHSHVSYRGKAAHAAAYPEQGVNAADAFTLAQVAIGLLRQQLPPSVRVHGVMTNGGEAPNAIPAHTEGRWYVRASSLAELSATEEKVRRCFEAGALATGATLDITPESKPYDGFRTYQPALDAYRRNARSLGRVFDDASPARSMNRASTDMGNVSQVVPAIHPYIGIGSLPALNHQPEFAAHCVGADAEKALLDAATALAWTALDLATH, via the coding sequence ATGAGTGATCTGCGCGAGGCCGCCGCCCGCACGGTCTCCGGTGACGCCGAACGGCTGATCGCCCTGTCCGAGCAGCTGCACGCGCACCCCGAGACGGCGTGGGAGGAACATCAATCCTCCCGATGGGTGGCCGAGACGCTCTCCGAGGCGGGCTTTTCCGTCGTCCCTGAGTTTCTGGGGCTGGAGACCGCGTTTCTGGCGACCTACGGCAGCGGCCCGTTCCGGCTGGGCCTGTGCGCCGAGTACGACGCGCTGCCCGGGCTCGGCCACGCCTGCGGGCACAACCTGATCTCGGCCATCACGGTCGGCGCCGCCCGGGCTCTGGCCCCGCTCGCGGACGCCGCCGGGCTGACCGTCGAGGTCTACGGCACCCCGGCCGAGGAGGGTGGCGGCGGCAAGATCGAGCTGCTGGAGCGCGGCGCGTTCCAGGGCCTCGACCTGGCGATGATGGCGCACCCGGCACCGGTCGACGTGGCCGAGGCCGAGCCGTTCGCGGTGTCGCACTCGCACGTGTCCTACCGGGGGAAGGCCGCGCACGCGGCGGCCTACCCGGAGCAGGGCGTCAACGCCGCCGACGCGTTCACCCTGGCCCAGGTCGCGATCGGGCTTCTGCGCCAGCAGCTTCCGCCGAGCGTGCGGGTGCACGGCGTGATGACCAACGGCGGCGAGGCGCCCAACGCGATCCCGGCGCACACCGAGGGACGCTGGTACGTGCGGGCGTCCTCGCTGGCCGAGCTGAGCGCCACCGAGGAGAAGGTCCGGCGCTGCTTCGAGGCCGGGGCCCTGGCCACCGGGGCCACGCTCGACATCACCCCGGAGAGCAAGCCGTACGACGGGTTCCGCACCTACCAGCCGGCTCTGGACGCCTACCGGCGCAACGCCCGGTCGCTGGGCCGGGTGTTCGACGACGCCTCCCCCGCCCGCAGCATGAACCGGGCGTCCACCGACATGGGCAACGTGTCCCAGGTGGTGCCGGCGATCCATCCGTACATCGGCATCGGCTCGCTGCCGGCGCTGAACCACCAGCCGGAGTTCGCGGCGCACTGCGTCGGGGCGGACGCCGAGAAGGCACTGCTCGACGCCGCCACCGCCCTGGCCTGGACGGCGCTCGATCTGGCCACGCACTGA
- a CDS encoding inositol monophosphatase family protein, which translates to MSPAVDPATGPAVDPAHARDVAVRAAQEAGALLLRRYSAGVRSRPKGDSGDVVTDLDLAAEALIVERIRSVFPGHRIVAEESGVHEAIGADGGWTWLVDPLDGTNNVAIGLSAFVVGLALCAGETTVVGVVHDPILNQTWSAVKGHGAFGPQGRLGPLPRPMPHGPVLGWTQGHGVHRDDSRARSLKLVMERNSLRTLQLWAPLMCWIMLARGHIDGFIGYHAEAVDLPAGSIIAAEAGIHTVTLDGGPFVETVAETERRSFVAAHPHNLQALLDLVATADALAPQIGKLPLVAGLSRSH; encoded by the coding sequence ATGAGCCCGGCGGTGGATCCGGCGACCGGCCCGGCGGTGGACCCGGCGCACGCGCGGGACGTGGCGGTGCGGGCGGCCCAGGAGGCGGGAGCCCTGCTGCTGCGCCGCTACTCGGCCGGGGTGCGCAGCCGGCCCAAGGGCGATTCCGGTGACGTGGTCACCGATCTCGACCTGGCCGCGGAGGCGCTGATCGTCGAGCGCATCCGCAGCGTCTTCCCCGGGCACCGGATCGTGGCCGAGGAGTCCGGGGTGCACGAGGCGATCGGCGCCGACGGCGGCTGGACCTGGCTGGTCGACCCGCTCGACGGCACCAACAACGTGGCCATCGGGCTGTCCGCGTTCGTGGTCGGGCTGGCGCTGTGCGCCGGTGAGACCACCGTGGTCGGCGTGGTCCACGACCCGATCCTGAACCAGACCTGGTCGGCGGTGAAGGGGCACGGCGCGTTCGGCCCGCAGGGTCGGCTGGGCCCGCTGCCCCGGCCGATGCCGCACGGGCCGGTGCTGGGCTGGACGCAGGGGCACGGGGTGCACCGCGACGACTCCCGGGCCCGCTCGCTGAAGCTGGTGATGGAACGCAACTCGCTGCGCACCCTTCAGCTGTGGGCGCCGCTGATGTGCTGGATCATGCTGGCGCGCGGGCACATCGACGGTTTCATCGGCTACCACGCCGAGGCCGTCGACCTGCCCGCGGGCAGCATCATCGCGGCCGAGGCCGGCATCCACACGGTCACGCTGGACGGCGGGCCGTTCGTCGAGACGGTGGCCGAGACCGAGCGGCGCAGCTTCGTGGCCGCGCACCCGCACAACCTCCAGGCCCTGCTCGACCTGGTCGCCACCGCCGACGCCCTCGCCCCGCAGATCGGGAAGCTGCCGCTGGTGGCCGGGCTCAGCCGGTCACACTGA
- a CDS encoding SLC13 family permease, which produces MHYRAPGDLRGGFRRAILSAVPLRLPRLHVLDRIAIALLVLGLLCVATGLLPGDDAWAVVRRITPSLLFLASVVILAELTAEAEVFDVIAARIAIAARGSYFVLFLLCVGFATLTTAALNLDTTAVLLTPVMLALAGKVGIAPIPLAMTTVWLANTASLLLPVSNLTNLLALDRIGLEPIGFAARMWPAQLVSVAVTMVFLWVFYWRRSRRGADSYEPPQPHQVPDRVLFRIAGAACVAFVVAILAVNVELWIASAVAAAVVLIAFAVRNPAPLRPGLFPWRLLVFVTGLFLVIETISRHGLSEVMLSLMGTGNDLAGLFRAAFAGAGLANVVNNLPAYVAGEAVVPDGNADQLLALLVGTNVGPVITPWASLATLLWYERCAARGVRVPVGRFAATGAGLAVAALLATVAVLSVTG; this is translated from the coding sequence ATGCATTATCGCGCACCTGGCGATCTGCGGGGCGGGTTCCGGCGTGCGATCCTTTCGGCCGTGCCCCTCCGCCTGCCACGTCTTCATGTCCTGGACCGGATCGCGATCGCGCTGCTCGTGCTCGGTCTGCTCTGCGTCGCCACCGGTCTGCTGCCCGGCGACGACGCCTGGGCCGTGGTCCGCCGGATCACCCCCAGCCTGCTGTTCCTCGCCTCGGTCGTGATCCTGGCCGAGCTCACCGCCGAGGCCGAGGTTTTCGACGTGATCGCGGCCCGGATCGCGATCGCCGCCCGGGGCAGTTACTTCGTGCTGTTCCTGCTCTGCGTGGGTTTCGCGACGCTGACCACGGCCGCCCTCAACCTGGACACCACGGCCGTACTGCTCACCCCGGTCATGCTGGCCCTGGCCGGCAAGGTGGGCATCGCGCCGATCCCGCTGGCGATGACGACCGTCTGGCTCGCCAACACCGCCAGCCTGCTGCTGCCGGTCTCGAACCTGACCAACCTGCTGGCCCTGGACCGGATCGGCCTGGAACCGATCGGTTTCGCCGCCCGGATGTGGCCCGCCCAGCTGGTGTCGGTCGCCGTCACCATGGTGTTCCTGTGGGTGTTCTACTGGCGGCGCTCGCGGCGCGGCGCCGACTCGTACGAGCCGCCGCAGCCGCACCAGGTGCCCGACCGGGTGCTGTTCCGGATCGCCGGGGCGGCCTGCGTGGCGTTCGTGGTGGCCATCCTCGCCGTGAACGTGGAGCTGTGGATCGCCTCGGCGGTGGCCGCGGCCGTGGTGCTGATCGCCTTCGCCGTGCGCAACCCGGCCCCGCTGCGCCCGGGCCTGTTCCCCTGGCGGCTGCTGGTTTTCGTCACCGGGCTGTTCCTGGTGATCGAGACGATCAGCCGGCACGGCCTGTCCGAGGTGATGCTGAGCCTGATGGGTACCGGCAACGACCTGGCCGGCCTGTTCCGGGCGGCGTTCGCCGGGGCCGGCCTGGCCAACGTCGTCAACAATCTGCCCGCCTACGTGGCGGGCGAGGCCGTGGTGCCCGACGGCAACGCCGACCAGTTGCTGGCCCTGCTGGTCGGCACGAACGTCGGTCCGGTGATCACGCCGTGGGCGTCGCTGGCCACCCTGCTGTGGTACGAGCGCTGCGCCGCCCGCGGCGTGCGGGTGCCGGTGGGGCGGTTCGCCGCCACCGGCGCCGGTCTGGCGGTGGCCGCGCTGCTCGCGACCGTCGCCGTGCTCAGTGTGACCGGCTGA